Proteins encoded by one window of Vigna radiata var. radiata cultivar VC1973A chromosome 5, Vradiata_ver6, whole genome shotgun sequence:
- the LOC106762533 gene encoding two-component response regulator ORR24 gives MTVEKRMSDSGEEFPVGMRVLAVDDDPICLMVLENLLRKCQYHVTTTNQAITALALLREHKDKFDLVISDVHMPDMDGFKLLELVGLEMDLPVIMLSANGDTKLVMKGISHGACDYLLKPVRMEELKNIWQHVIRRKKFDSKEKNKTSNLDKPTSDSGNGHGSSGAVNSDQNEKLTKKRKDQDEDEDEEQENDHDNEDPSTQKKPRVVWSVELHRKFVAAVNQLGIDKAVPKKILDLMNVEKLTRENVASHLQKYRLYLKRISCVANQQANMVAALGGADPSYLRMSSVNGVGHLQTLTGSGQLHNNGFRSFPPGGIINRLNTPAGLNVHGFPSGVLQLSQSQNLNNTNDHLKFRSAITPVNQNGVQGMPLSVQNNKSLVSVQNLTSVFNAKTNFPISNKLPDPRPKVTSDVGISNNGLMLEPCPQSTQGSVRIETLSSVASQHSEFSLPLLDQGRYNDSWTSAVQPSVMQTNSYPPSECFKPTNIPPPDNMATIPLQGGNLTGPSITSLSRQSHDSMTDMHSEGLTLNNRPTNISSNVPFQGWEDRNHDATHHSNNMFASINSLTPVNGAAVPVGHAAANSASHRNLDFNFCDPLQMKHDGFVELTEEISSRQHQGNILNQQKSQHSHFSSNLGSLEDLVSSMMKQEKDRLKLLDENLICDNYPGGLSM, from the exons ATGACTGTGGAGAAGAGAATGAGTGATTCCGGCGAAGAGTTTCCCGTCGGAATGCGTGTGCTCGCCGTCGATGATGACCCCATCTGCCTCATGGTTTTGGAAAACCTCCTCCGGAAATGTCAATATCATG TAACTACGACAAATCAAGCAATAACAGCGTTGGCGCTTTTGAGAGAACACAAAGACAAGTTTGACCTGGTAATCAGTGATGTGCATATGCCAGACATGGATGGATTTAAGCTGCTTGAGCTAGTGGGACTTGAGATGGACCTTCCCGTCATAA TGTTGTCTGCAAACGGTGATACGAAGCTGGTGATGAAAGGGATTTCTCATGGAGCCTGTGATTATCTGCTGAAACCCGTGAGAATGGAGGAGCTCAAGAACATCTGGCAGCATGTAATCAGAAGGAAGAAGTTTGACTcaaaagagaagaacaaaacAAGCAACTTAGACAAACCCACTTCTGATAGTGGCAATGGACATGGATCATCAGGAGCTGTAAATTCAGATCAAAATGAGAAGCTGACTAAGAAACGGAAGGAtcaagatgaagatgaagatgaggagCAGGAGAATGATCATGACAACGAGGACCCGTCAACCCAGAAGAAACCTCGGGTGGTTTGGTCTGTGGAACTGCACCGCAAGTTTGTTGCTGCTGTTAATCAGCTAGGCATTGACA AGGCTGTACCTAAAAAAATTCTTGATTTGATGAACGTTGAAAAGCTTACAAGGGAGAATGTGGCGAGCCATCTCCAG AAGTACAGGCTTTATCTGAAAAGAATTAGTTGCGTGGCTAACCAACAGGCTAATATGGTGGCGGCCTTAGGGGGTGCAGATCCATCCTATCTGAGAATGAGTTCTGTGAATGGGGTTGGACATTTGCAAACATTGACTGGTTCTGGGCAGCTTCATAACAATGGTTTTAGATCCTTTCCACCTGGTGGGATAATTAATAGGTTGAACACTCCTGCTGGTTTGAATGTGCACGGGTTTCCTTCTGGAGTTCTTCAGTTGAGTCAGtcacaaaatttaaacaacACTAATGATCATCTGAAGTTCCGGTCCGCCATCACTCCTGTTAATCAGAATGGTGTTCAGGGAATGCCATTGTCTGTTCAAAACAATAAGAGTCTCGTTTCTGTTCAAAATTTGACCTCTGTTTTTAATGCCAAAACAAATTTTCCCATCTCAAATAAACTCCCAGATCCAAGACCAAAAGTAACATCTGATGTAGGTATCTCAAACAATGGCTTGATGTTGGAACCATGCCCTCAAAGCACACAGGGGAGTGTAAGGATTGAAACTTTATCTTCAGTGGCCTCTCAACATTCAGAATTTTCTTTGCCTTTGCTGGATCAAGGTAGGTATAATGATAGTTGGACAAGTGCTGTGCAGCCATCTGTGATGCAGACAAACTCTTACCCTCCAAGTGAATGTTTTAAACCGACAAACATACCTCCTCCAGATAACATGGCTACTATACCCCTGCAAGGTGGGAATCTGACTGGTCCATCCATCACTTCACTGTCCAGGCAATCCCATGATTCAATGACCGATATGCATTCTGAAGGATTGACTTTAAATAACAGACCTACGAATATAAGCAGTAATGTGCCATTTCAAGGGTGGGAGGACCGAAATCACGATGCTACTCATCATTCAAATAATATGTTTGCATCAATAAACTCACTGACTCCAGTCAATGGTGCTGCTGTTCCAGTGGGCCATGCAGCAGCAAACTCAGCCTCACATAGAAATTTGGACTTTAACTTTTGTGATCCCTTACAAATGAAGCATGATGGTTTTGTGGAATTAACTGAAGAGATCTCATCTAGACAACATCAGGGGAATATCCTGAACCAGCAGAAGTCTCAACATAGTCATTTCTCTAGTAATCTTGGTTCATTGGAAGACTTGGTCAGTTCAATGATGAAACAG GAGAAAGACAGGCTGAAATTATTGGATGAGAACCTCATTTGCGATAATTACCCTGGTGGGTTATCTATGTGA